Proteins from a single region of Lentimicrobium saccharophilum:
- a CDS encoding transglutaminase family protein, whose protein sequence is MDQPQDKDPQLQALISLLDEPDQQAFTQVRDRIFAYGSQAVPLLETAWESTFDSYLQKRIEDIIHSIQYNQLYLDLTNWAHFRNDNLLEGYLLFTRYQYQNMDIEEVKSQLHDIRRDIWLELNNSLTALEKVKVLNHIIFDLHKFQLPSRQTTEPRYLFLNNLLETRSGYAISIGILYTLLAQSLDLPVRGILLPGERFVMAWLDETEKSPEGPARVMFYINPENKGGIFTRNEIVTLLRRLKLSPDDMFFRPVAPKYIISKMFELLSYLLAASGEAERAGEIEHLRSALI, encoded by the coding sequence ATGGATCAGCCGCAAGATAAAGACCCTCAGCTCCAGGCCTTGATCAGTCTGCTCGACGAACCTGACCAGCAAGCATTTACACAGGTCCGTGACCGTATTTTTGCCTATGGGAGTCAGGCAGTTCCCTTGCTGGAGACTGCCTGGGAAAGCACCTTCGACAGCTACCTGCAGAAAAGAATAGAAGACATCATCCACAGCATTCAATACAACCAGCTTTATCTCGATCTCACTAACTGGGCACATTTCAGAAATGACAACCTGCTTGAAGGATATCTGCTCTTTACCCGCTATCAGTATCAGAATATGGATATTGAAGAAGTTAAAAGCCAGTTGCATGATATCAGACGGGATATCTGGCTGGAACTGAACAACAGCCTCACTGCCCTCGAGAAAGTAAAGGTGCTCAACCACATCATCTTCGACCTTCACAAATTTCAGCTGCCATCAAGGCAAACCACGGAGCCCCGTTATCTTTTTCTCAACAATCTCCTTGAAACCCGAAGTGGATATGCCATCTCCATCGGGATTCTTTATACCCTGCTGGCCCAGAGTCTTGACCTACCGGTACGCGGTATTCTGCTTCCGGGAGAACGGTTTGTAATGGCCTGGCTCGATGAAACAGAGAAATCACCTGAAGGACCGGCCAGGGTCATGTTTTACATCAATCCCGAGAACAAAGGCGGTATCTTTACCAGAAATGAAATTGTAACCCTGCTGCGCCGGCTCAAATTATCGCCTGACGATATGTTTTTCAGGCCGGTAGCCCCGAAGTATATCATCAGCAAAATGTTTGAACTGCTCTCCTATCTTCTGGCGGCTTCCGGCGAAGCTGAACGGGCAGGTGAAATTGAACACCTGAGGTCAGCATTGATCTGA
- a CDS encoding alpha-amylase family glycosyl hydrolase, which produces MKSAASDIIRGLWNELYPDATDASGLDILLAELSHARNALAFEPQPEGWYKDAVVYALYVDFFNNTFDGLVEKLDQLQELGVNCLWLLPILDSPMRDAGFDIRDYRNIRAGLLGLPADTPVEVKQRAFRDFLKMAHNRGIKVIFDIAMNHTSEEHPWFTESRKSPDNPYRDYYIWNKDTNKYKETRLLFKGMCPSNWEKDGEWYYFHRFFEFQPDLNYRNPEVLIEVCRILVFWLSQGLDGFRADAIPYIWKEDGTNCENLPKTHTIIKIFRAVLDYVRPNTLLLAEACQPPAEVVRYFGNGDECHAGYHFPLMPMIFKSLATGDATPVHHVLHPSITPEIGIDNQWFMFLRLHDELTLEMVTPEDRALIHGHYCKDPRWDFRVGEGISARLSELLDRDYRKIGLAYSIMLTLPGTPIIYYGDEFARLNDEAFYALYKKETGKDDTRYFVRGPMQWKKIESELADKESLTFKVNSLIREQLKVRRGVQAFGRGSLNWATVNVSDAPEAGNQVLSYIRSYGKERILVLNNLAGSSLTIDQINAEKLKGHDMFSGDEIEMPLALEPYGFRWIRMDA; this is translated from the coding sequence ATGAAAAGCGCTGCTTCTGATATTATCCGCGGTTTATGGAATGAACTTTACCCTGATGCCACTGATGCATCAGGCCTTGATATCCTGCTTGCCGAACTGAGCCATGCCAGGAATGCCCTTGCATTTGAACCTCAGCCGGAGGGCTGGTATAAGGATGCCGTAGTTTATGCGCTGTATGTTGATTTTTTTAACAATACTTTTGACGGGCTGGTTGAGAAACTCGATCAGTTACAGGAGCTGGGTGTCAATTGTCTCTGGTTGTTGCCCATTCTTGATTCACCCATGCGCGATGCGGGTTTTGATATCAGGGATTACCGTAATATCAGGGCCGGTTTGTTGGGTCTGCCGGCTGATACGCCCGTTGAGGTTAAGCAGCGTGCTTTCCGCGATTTTCTGAAAATGGCGCACAACAGGGGCATCAAAGTGATCTTTGATATCGCGATGAACCACACCTCGGAGGAGCACCCCTGGTTTACCGAATCCCGTAAAAGTCCTGACAACCCTTACCGCGATTATTACATCTGGAATAAGGACACCAATAAATACAAGGAAACCAGGCTGTTATTCAAAGGCATGTGCCCCAGCAACTGGGAAAAGGATGGGGAATGGTATTATTTCCACCGCTTTTTCGAGTTTCAGCCCGACCTGAATTACAGGAATCCGGAAGTGCTTATCGAGGTCTGCCGTATACTTGTTTTCTGGCTCAGCCAGGGACTGGATGGCTTCAGGGCGGATGCAATTCCATATATCTGGAAAGAGGACGGGACAAATTGTGAGAATCTGCCGAAAACCCATACCATCATCAAGATATTCAGGGCCGTTCTTGATTATGTGCGGCCCAACACCCTGCTGCTCGCCGAGGCCTGCCAGCCCCCGGCCGAGGTGGTCAGGTACTTCGGAAATGGCGATGAGTGTCATGCCGGCTATCATTTCCCTTTGATGCCCATGATTTTCAAGTCTCTGGCAACAGGCGATGCCACGCCTGTGCATCATGTATTGCATCCTTCCATTACTCCTGAAATTGGGATTGATAATCAGTGGTTTATGTTTCTGCGCCTGCACGATGAACTCACTCTTGAGATGGTAACGCCTGAAGACCGCGCGCTGATTCACGGGCATTATTGCAAAGATCCGCGCTGGGATTTCAGGGTGGGAGAAGGGATTTCTGCCAGGCTTTCGGAACTGCTCGACAGGGATTACCGTAAGATAGGGCTCGCATACAGCATTATGCTTACCCTGCCCGGCACACCCATCATCTATTACGGCGATGAGTTCGCCCGGTTAAATGATGAAGCCTTTTATGCGCTTTATAAAAAAGAAACCGGTAAAGACGATACCCGCTATTTCGTGCGCGGGCCCATGCAATGGAAAAAAATTGAAAGTGAACTTGCCGATAAGGAGTCACTTACCTTTAAAGTTAATTCGCTTATCCGGGAGCAACTGAAGGTAAGGCGCGGTGTACAGGCCTTCGGCAGGGGGAGCCTGAACTGGGCCACTGTCAATGTTTCTGATGCTCCGGAAGCCGGGAATCAGGTGCTGTCTTACATCAGGTCCTATGGGAAGGAGCGCATCCTTGTACTCAATAACCTGGCCGGGAGCAGTCTGACAATTGATCAGATCAACGCAGAGAAGCTAAAGGGCCACGATATGTTTTCCGGCGATGAAATTGAGATGCCGCTGGCACTGGAGCCATATGGATTCCGGTGGATCAGGATGGACGCATAG
- a CDS encoding PDZ domain-containing protein, whose translation MQPKTLYKPLLLLLFLISWTGVRGQFNYFSLPEKKNKVIIPFSNYDNLVVIELIINDSIPVRLLLDSGVEGVIITDRGITSLLENQCIRSFMLSAPGSPDMLEACVTRPFKLKTGRLKPMFTNLILLSEDYFSLDQYIGSKVHGLIGMEKFRDLVVTTNYDRNTIRFTRPSDYSPPARSEIIPLSINRGKPYMTARVEFDNGRIMDLWLMIDSGANHPLLLEYDSLDGYKPEKYLDAIIGKGLAGNIHGSFARIGWLMLGNYRLDNVISSFSDSYMPWNLNTRMNRNGTLGAGALGRFRVTFDFSNQRMILQKGAKFKQPFEYNMSGITFRALGVGFSIFEVSEIIKGSPGDKAGIKVGDLLLYINGKPVFGLTLGDLNHILSTREGNFVSMVFSRDGKEIRTNIKLRRLI comes from the coding sequence GTGCAGCCAAAAACTTTATATAAACCTCTTTTATTACTCCTTTTCCTGATAAGCTGGACAGGAGTCCGCGGACAATTCAATTATTTCAGCCTTCCGGAAAAGAAAAATAAGGTGATCATTCCTTTCTCCAACTATGATAACCTTGTTGTAATTGAGTTGATCATCAATGATTCCATCCCGGTAAGGCTGCTGCTCGACAGTGGGGTTGAGGGGGTAATTATCACCGACAGGGGAATCACATCTTTACTGGAAAACCAATGCATCAGATCATTTATGCTGTCGGCTCCCGGCTCACCCGACATGTTGGAAGCCTGCGTAACACGTCCTTTTAAACTCAAAACAGGCCGGCTGAAACCTATGTTTACCAACCTTATCCTGTTGAGCGAAGATTACTTTTCCCTTGATCAGTATATTGGTTCCAAAGTTCACGGTCTGATCGGAATGGAAAAATTCAGGGATCTGGTTGTTACTACCAATTACGACAGAAATACCATCAGGTTTACCCGTCCCTCAGATTATTCCCCTCCGGCAAGATCAGAAATTATTCCACTCAGCATCAACCGGGGCAAACCATACATGACCGCCCGGGTTGAATTCGACAACGGCAGGATAATGGACCTCTGGCTGATGATCGACTCTGGGGCGAATCACCCTTTACTGCTTGAATATGACAGCCTTGACGGCTATAAGCCGGAAAAATACCTTGATGCCATCATCGGAAAGGGACTGGCAGGAAATATTCACGGGAGTTTTGCCAGAATCGGCTGGCTGATGCTCGGCAATTACCGGCTTGACAATGTAATAAGTTCTTTTTCTGATAGTTATATGCCATGGAACCTAAACACCAGGATGAATAGAAACGGAACGCTCGGGGCCGGAGCGCTGGGAAGATTCCGGGTTACATTTGACTTCAGCAACCAGCGGATGATCCTGCAAAAAGGCGCTAAGTTCAAACAGCCCTTTGAATACAATATGAGCGGAATTACCTTCAGGGCGTTGGGGGTCGGCTTCAGTATCTTTGAAGTGAGCGAAATCATCAAAGGCTCACCCGGAGATAAAGCCGGAATAAAGGTGGGAGATTTGTTGCTGTACATCAACGGAAAGCCCGTTTTCGGCCTCACGCTGGGTGATCTGAACCACATCCTCAGCACCAGGGAAGGCAATTTCGTAAGCATGGTTTTCTCCAGGGATGGCAAGGAAATCAGGACCAATATCAAACTCAGAAGGCTTATTTAA
- a CDS encoding phosphoribosylaminoimidazolesuccinocarboxamide synthase, with product MSNAITKTSFKLPGQTDLYVGKVRDVYHIKDELLIMVTTDRISAFDVVLPRGIPYKGQVLNQIAAKFLDATEDILPNWKIATPDPMVTVGRLCEPFKVEMVIRGYLSGHAWREYKEGKRMICGVPMPEGMKENDKFPEPIITPTTKAAVGHDEDIPREEILKQGLVDEAEYLKLEDYTRKLYKRGTEMAAHMGLILVDTKYEFGKDGDEIYLIDEIHTPDSSRYFYLEGYERRQAAGESQKQLSKEFVREWLIANNFQGKEGQVMPEMTDLFVNQVSERYIELYESITGSKFERADISDVLTRVEQNILKFITAYYR from the coding sequence ATGTCAAACGCAATTACAAAAACCAGTTTTAAACTTCCCGGTCAGACCGATCTTTATGTTGGTAAAGTCCGTGACGTGTATCACATTAAGGATGAATTACTTATAATGGTAACAACAGACCGGATTTCTGCGTTTGATGTAGTGCTCCCCCGGGGAATCCCATACAAGGGACAGGTGCTTAACCAGATTGCCGCGAAGTTTCTGGACGCTACCGAAGACATTCTTCCGAACTGGAAAATAGCTACGCCCGATCCTATGGTCACCGTGGGCCGCCTTTGCGAGCCATTCAAAGTTGAAATGGTTATCAGGGGATATCTGTCGGGGCATGCCTGGCGGGAGTATAAAGAGGGGAAGCGCATGATCTGCGGGGTGCCTATGCCCGAAGGAATGAAGGAAAATGACAAATTCCCCGAGCCTATCATTACACCTACGACCAAAGCAGCCGTTGGTCATGACGAAGATATTCCGAGGGAGGAAATACTTAAGCAGGGCCTGGTTGATGAGGCAGAGTACCTTAAGCTGGAAGACTACACCCGGAAGTTGTATAAGCGCGGTACTGAAATGGCCGCACACATGGGACTGATCCTTGTTGATACAAAGTATGAATTCGGAAAGGATGGAGACGAAATTTACCTGATTGATGAAATTCATACTCCCGACTCTTCAAGGTATTTCTACCTTGAGGGATATGAAAGAAGACAGGCTGCCGGTGAATCACAGAAACAACTGTCAAAGGAATTTGTACGTGAATGGCTGATAGCCAATAATTTTCAGGGTAAGGAAGGGCAGGTAATGCCGGAAATGACCGATCTGTTTGTGAACCAGGTTTCAGAAAGATACATTGAGCTTTATGAAAGCATTACCGGTTCGAAATTTGAGCGGGCTGATATTTCTGATGTACTAACCAGGGTTGAACAGAATATCCTGAAGTTTATTACTGCCTATTACAGATAG
- a CDS encoding DUF389 domain-containing protein, translated as MSVIKQLLHYLNLESEVEDFDKIHQTIEKDIIFKGTNLWILIFAIIVASVGLNMNSTAVIIGAMLISPLMGPINGIGYSVATYNFPLFRTALKNFGFAVAAGLTASTGYFALSPVSTAHSELLARTSPTIYDVLIALFGGLSGIVAISSKQKGNVIPGVAIATALMPPLCTAGYGLATAQFQFFFGAFYLFTINTVFIAIAAMVVSQLLKFPIITLAGEAHKKKVNQWISVVIVITILPSIYFGYGLVQKERFNENVARFTKNVSVFEGSYLLRYESNPGTREIMMVYGGNTLTEDHKLMLEEKARDFSLGNATLNIRQGFSLNESSNSEVDNLKLEISRLNMQLAESERKADSLEKKPLVGEALLAELNAIFPDVVSCSYAETYLYTMPAREQKRVGQVVLTFKNDNPEQEDRQRIITWLKRRLNTEAVKVLFETE; from the coding sequence ATGAGTGTAATCAAGCAGTTGCTTCATTATCTTAATCTTGAGAGCGAGGTTGAGGATTTTGATAAGATTCACCAGACAATTGAGAAGGATATAATTTTCAAAGGAACGAATCTGTGGATCCTGATTTTTGCGATCATAGTTGCTTCCGTCGGGTTGAATATGAACTCCACTGCGGTAATTATCGGTGCCATGCTGATCTCTCCATTGATGGGTCCGATTAACGGGATAGGCTATTCTGTAGCCACATACAATTTTCCGCTTTTCCGCACTGCCCTCAAAAACTTCGGGTTCGCAGTTGCTGCCGGGCTTACGGCCTCCACGGGTTATTTTGCTTTAAGTCCTGTTTCGACTGCACATTCTGAACTGCTTGCACGCACAAGTCCGACCATTTACGATGTGCTGATCGCTTTGTTTGGCGGCCTTTCCGGAATTGTTGCCATCAGCAGCAAGCAAAAGGGAAATGTAATACCCGGTGTGGCCATTGCCACTGCCCTGATGCCGCCGCTTTGCACTGCAGGATATGGCCTGGCTACCGCGCAGTTTCAGTTTTTCTTCGGTGCCTTTTATCTTTTTACGATCAATACCGTGTTTATTGCCATCGCAGCCATGGTTGTTTCGCAGTTGTTGAAATTTCCCATTATTACATTAGCCGGAGAAGCGCACAAGAAAAAGGTGAACCAGTGGATCTCAGTGGTGATTGTCATTACCATTCTGCCAAGCATTTACTTCGGTTATGGTTTGGTGCAGAAAGAGCGTTTCAATGAAAATGTTGCCCGGTTTACAAAAAATGTCAGCGTTTTTGAAGGCAGCTACCTGCTTAGATACGAAAGCAATCCCGGCACCCGCGAAATAATGATGGTTTATGGAGGAAATACACTTACTGAAGATCACAAACTTATGCTGGAAGAAAAAGCCAGGGATTTTTCTCTCGGAAATGCCACGCTTAACATTCGACAGGGTTTCTCGCTCAATGAATCGTCAAATTCGGAGGTCGATAACCTGAAACTCGAGATCAGCCGCCTGAACATGCAGTTGGCTGAATCTGAACGTAAAGCGGATAGTCTTGAAAAAAAGCCGCTTGTGGGAGAAGCGTTGCTGGCTGAACTTAACGCAATTTTTCCTGATGTGGTGTCGTGCTCTTACGCTGAAACTTATTTATACACAATGCCGGCGCGTGAGCAAAAACGCGTTGGCCAGGTTGTGCTGACGTTCAAAAATGATAATCCGGAACAGGAAGACAGGCAACGTATTATAACGTGGCTTAAAAGACGGCTGAATACAGAGGCTGTAAAGGTGTTGTTTGAAACAGAATAG
- a CDS encoding nucleoside phosphorylase — MAQIGASELIINPDGSIYHLNLKPGELATDIIIVGDPGRVPLISRHFDHIELTRQNREICTHTGSIGGKRISVLSTGMGTDNIDIVLNEIDALFNIDLKKRKVRNKHVSLNIIRLGTSGALQQDIPVDTAIVSTHGIGLDGMLYYYLDSHSIIDHELTRAFISQTHWNRSFPQPYVVEASDKLLNTIGRKFNKGMTATAPGFYGPQGRRLRLETTHPDLNQAIAGFEYNGMKVANFEMETSALYGLGKLLGHQTLTICAIVANRVAKQYSKDYHKTMEQLIGTVLEAVRDLPQPG; from the coding sequence ATGGCTCAGATAGGTGCTTCAGAATTGATCATAAACCCCGACGGGAGTATTTATCATCTCAATCTTAAACCCGGCGAACTGGCGACTGACATTATCATAGTGGGCGATCCGGGCAGAGTACCATTGATTTCCAGGCATTTCGACCACATTGAACTCACACGCCAGAACCGTGAGATCTGCACCCACACCGGAAGTATCGGCGGAAAGAGAATTTCCGTTTTGTCGACCGGAATGGGAACCGACAATATTGACATTGTGCTCAATGAAATTGATGCCCTCTTCAATATAGACCTTAAAAAGCGGAAAGTCAGAAATAAGCATGTTTCGCTGAACATTATCCGTCTGGGTACATCGGGTGCCTTACAGCAGGATATCCCGGTTGATACGGCCATTGTTTCCACGCATGGTATCGGCCTTGACGGGATGCTGTACTATTACCTTGATTCACACTCAATAATTGACCATGAACTTACCAGGGCATTTATAAGTCAAACGCATTGGAATCGAAGTTTTCCTCAGCCTTATGTGGTGGAGGCATCTGACAAGCTCCTGAATACCATCGGCCGTAAATTCAACAAAGGGATGACTGCCACAGCGCCGGGATTTTATGGCCCCCAGGGCCGCAGGCTCAGGCTTGAAACAACACATCCGGATCTTAATCAGGCTATTGCCGGCTTTGAATATAACGGAATGAAGGTGGCCAACTTCGAAATGGAAACATCCGCCTTATATGGCCTGGGGAAGCTTTTAGGCCACCAGACGCTGACTATATGCGCCATTGTCGCCAACCGGGTGGCAAAACAATACAGCAAAGACTATCACAAAACCATGGAGCAGCTCATCGGCACGGTTCTGGAAGCCGTCAGGGATTTACCTCAACCTGGCTGA
- a CDS encoding universal stress protein, which translates to MNNILVPYDFDPQTDLAFDQAIHLARHTKSSIILLYVHEQQGFLSSLFSQEQNEEMLEKISDQMDAVAANMSFKSGVDISVRLEIGRIYSVIVDVARETGAEFIVMGTRSLESSVRDSNRMAGANTSRVIRSAHCPVITIGGRMHYDGCRTIMLPIDHHAETGQKVKWAIKLAGIYGAHVRVVAALSQEQKDRSREKIRRQVENVHDQIKNAGIICETEVLEVQAGEKDIVSALLDYANGKGDIDLIIIMTQQESAIVEFFVDSSAQEFIRRSDIPVMSVVPKETAAKLSGE; encoded by the coding sequence ATGAATAACATACTTGTTCCATACGATTTCGATCCCCAGACCGATCTGGCTTTTGACCAGGCCATCCACCTGGCACGGCACACCAAGAGCAGCATTATCCTGTTGTATGTTCATGAACAGCAGGGTTTTCTGTCCTCATTGTTCAGTCAGGAGCAAAATGAGGAAATGCTCGAAAAGATCAGTGACCAGATGGATGCGGTAGCAGCCAACATGTCTTTTAAAAGCGGGGTCGATATCAGTGTCAGACTTGAGATCGGAAGAATTTACTCCGTGATCGTGGATGTTGCCAGGGAAACGGGGGCTGAATTTATTGTAATGGGAACCAGAAGCCTGGAATCATCGGTGCGCGACAGCAACCGAATGGCCGGTGCCAACACGTCCAGGGTTATCCGGTCGGCTCATTGCCCGGTGATTACTATTGGGGGAAGGATGCACTACGATGGCTGCCGTACCATCATGCTGCCCATTGATCACCATGCCGAAACCGGCCAGAAGGTAAAATGGGCGATAAAACTTGCCGGCATTTACGGAGCTCATGTCAGGGTAGTGGCTGCACTGAGCCAGGAACAGAAGGATAGATCCAGGGAAAAGATCCGGCGACAAGTGGAGAATGTGCATGATCAGATTAAAAATGCAGGAATTATCTGTGAAACTGAAGTACTCGAAGTGCAGGCCGGCGAAAAGGATATCGTCTCTGCGCTGCTGGATTATGCTAACGGAAAAGGTGATATTGATCTTATAATCATTATGACGCAGCAGGAATCGGCCATTGTGGAGTTCTTTGTTGATTCAAGTGCGCAGGAGTTTATCCGGCGTTCTGATATTCCGGTAATGTCTGTGGTCCCGAAAGAGACTGCCGCTAAATTATCAGGGGAATAA
- a CDS encoding OstA-like protein translates to MRLPFLLIQLILFSSLMVSAQQPRKIRLVQADVMAYNKALGENVQRIIGNAVFEHEGAFLYCDSAHLNNATNSMKAYSRVHIKASDTLNLYGDSIYYSGETRIAEVFDNVKLIDNRTILTTDKLIYDRNTGIAFYLTGGHIVNDQNTLDSKRGYYHTNTKDFFFRDHVVLTNPDYVMNCDTLQYNTQSKISWFSGPTTIKGEETDIYAENGWYNTVTDIAEFDENARVKNGDQVLTGDSLYYERTNGFGEAFRNIMVIDTVQNMISFGQYARYRKDLGYTLITGKPEALFIEDQDTLFLHADTLRATFDSAQKTKEIFAFYHVKFFRTDLQGMTDSLIYKFSDSTMRMLRSPVLWTEENQMTSDSIHVLTGNEEVKELRLFNNAFIISSDTLGSGYNQIKGRNMKGYFIDNELIKIQVEGNAETIYWVREEDGTLTGINKAFASNMSIRLRDRKIKQIIYIEKPTAVLHPEGELSQEELLLKNFIWLDDRRPKKREDIFTW, encoded by the coding sequence ATGCGCCTGCCTTTTCTGCTGATTCAGCTTATTTTGTTTTCAAGTTTGATGGTTTCTGCCCAGCAACCCCGAAAAATAAGGCTGGTGCAGGCGGATGTAATGGCGTACAACAAAGCGCTGGGTGAAAATGTACAGCGCATCATCGGAAATGCGGTTTTCGAGCATGAAGGAGCCTTCCTCTATTGTGATTCCGCACATCTGAACAATGCAACCAACAGCATGAAAGCCTATAGCAGGGTGCACATCAAGGCCAGCGACACCCTTAACCTTTACGGCGATTCGATTTATTACAGTGGCGAGACCCGGATTGCGGAAGTATTTGACAATGTAAAACTGATCGACAACCGGACCATCCTGACCACTGACAAATTGATTTACGACAGAAATACGGGCATCGCATTTTACCTCACCGGAGGTCATATTGTGAACGACCAGAATACGCTTGACAGCAAACGGGGTTATTATCACACCAATACCAAGGATTTCTTTTTCCGCGACCATGTTGTGCTGACCAACCCCGATTATGTGATGAATTGCGATACCCTGCAATACAATACCCAGAGCAAAATATCATGGTTCAGTGGGCCAACCACCATCAAAGGCGAAGAAACTGATATTTACGCAGAAAACGGATGGTACAACACCGTAACGGATATTGCTGAGTTTGATGAGAATGCCCGGGTTAAAAACGGTGATCAGGTACTTACCGGCGACAGTCTGTATTATGAACGTACAAATGGTTTCGGAGAGGCCTTCAGGAACATTATGGTTATTGATACCGTGCAAAATATGATTTCGTTCGGACAGTATGCCCGTTACCGCAAGGATCTGGGATACACCCTGATCACCGGGAAGCCCGAGGCCTTGTTTATCGAAGATCAGGACACGTTGTTTTTGCATGCCGACACCCTGCGGGCAACCTTTGATTCAGCTCAGAAAACCAAAGAAATCTTTGCCTTTTACCATGTAAAGTTTTTTCGCACCGACCTGCAGGGGATGACCGATTCACTGATCTACAAATTCAGCGACAGCACCATGCGCATGCTCAGATCTCCTGTGTTATGGACTGAAGAAAACCAGATGACTTCCGACTCCATTCATGTCCTTACCGGTAATGAAGAGGTGAAGGAACTCCGGCTCTTCAACAACGCATTCATCATTTCGAGCGATACCTTAGGAAGTGGGTACAACCAGATTAAAGGGCGGAACATGAAAGGCTATTTCATTGACAATGAGCTGATCAAGATCCAGGTAGAGGGCAATGCCGAAACGATTTACTGGGTAAGGGAGGAAGACGGAACCCTGACCGGAATCAACAAGGCTTTCGCGAGTAATATGAGCATCAGGTTGCGTGACAGGAAAATAAAGCAGATCATTTACATCGAAAAACCCACCGCTGTATTGCACCCCGAAGGCGAACTCAGCCAGGAAGAGTTGCTGTTGAAAAATTTTATCTGGCTTGACGACCGGAGACCAAAGAAGCGCGAAGATATCTTTACCTGGTAG